From Pieris rapae chromosome 15, ilPieRapa1.1, whole genome shotgun sequence:
AGGCGTGAACCTTTAACTTTGTATATCTGAATAGCGCCTTTGAGagtatctttatttttcttttaatgtcatatcacatgtttaattaatcttCAAACCTGTCATAGGAACCATAACCTGTAAGTACTGAACACATTTCTACATGTTTACGGAAAATATTGTGTGACTAAATGACAAATCGGTTTTGGCTTCCCTTGAGAGTTCCTACTGCCTAGCTGCTATTCTGGCTTGTTATGAGCTAGTAagagttaatatatttaatttctaaagcCTGCAAATACCGGGATCTAGGCTCCAAATATgatttgtcccattcggtgtcgagacccttggtcagTGGGGTCCTAGAGCTATAAacctttttagggaaatatccaAATAGGTTAGttgacatcacaggagaccgaagaggCAGCTACTTCGGACGAAGTATCGGCCTTGCTATACAAATGGGgcacgctgccagtatcttcagttattgtttttattgttctttttttgtatttattacataagcatttaatttcagccaataaaatacagtgaaaagtttatattttctataatattatacgttTCATGTTTAAGATGACATTAGAATTCATAGAGCTCCATACAACGAACATATATAGTATAACGGGtctacatacatttattataaaaacaaaagaattgcGTTTTATCCTAACATTACATTACGTGATTCTAAAAATACCCTATAACgttgttttaagtaaatacaaagtaatttagatttattgtCTGTGTCACGATTTCGCAAGCCTAATAGTTTTTCATCAAACGTAAGTGGGACTATGGGAGCGGCAGCCGAGCCCTGGTACATTGaactttaatacataaatgccAATACTTTGTGTAGTTCATCGGTTTTACATgtcaaaatgttttcaatttggaaatttaaaaatagaacgcaAGAAATGTGGACTTAAGCAATTGCTTTTATCAGAAGTctacacaaattattatttgtctatgttgtctttataaaatttttggcATTTCCGTTAGTCAAacaaatttatcttattacatttggtattaattttacgaattaaaaacgtattttttttttgtaaagatttacTGCATTTATGCATCGTTATATTAAACAGCCTTCGAAGATTATCTATGCGTGGTTATTTTAACTCCCAATCCttcttcataaaaaaattatgtctaaaatCACTACTTTATCTAGTAAGCAGTAAGTATCATCTATGTCTTTCCGTCACGGCGCaaacataatttgacagaaagagagaaaagattaCTTTGGTTAAAAGGGCGAAATCTGACCTATTTAGTTTTGTGAATGAAAAGTTAAAGTTTTGGTTCAAACAaccttcaaataaataataagttatatacGATCAGCTATCAAGTTAAAGCTCTAACTATAAGATGGCTAAAACAAATTCCTATTAAGTACTTAACTCAGGAGGGCATTTTGCCCCCTTTGCTATACAATATTCCCACTTCCCAGAATTCCTTCCGGGAAACCCTATATGAAGCAAAATGATTAAGTGCACAATAAAATGAAGGCCGAACTGGGTCAATAGCCATTGTTTGCGACGGATATGAGGGAAATTAAAATGGCACAACGCCGTGACCATTGCAATGTTgtcgtaaatttttattgctgtGCAATTATCACGTTTATCATCAATTCGATTTATTAGGGGTATttgcagtgttggtctagtggcttcggcgtgcgactctcatacttgaggtcgtaggttcgatctcctgTGCACCattggactttctatgtgcgcattcaacatttactcgaacggtgaaggaaaacatcgtgaggaaatcgacATGTCTCAGACCAAAACATGTTCAacttttatatgtaatgtaacgaagttttaattaataaataaagaaattatttccgactcttcttattttaaagcaaatcTCTGTTATGCCATGTTAACTATAGGGATATAGAATACAAATTGTGTCTTCAGTTCACGTATTACAAGAGGCATTGTTGAACACATAGCAcgctataaattatattcatgttATAAGCGTGTTCTGATCTTATTACTGTTTGCACTTGACTCTGGACCGCCCGCGCCGTGACAGATGTTGCCATACGCTAAAATATGTTTAGCAACAATTTAACGAAtattttgaaagttttataGGATGTTAGATAAGGGgctaaagttaaaaataacgttataattacacaaaaatcgtataacatttttgaaaGGCTCAGCTGACTAtagattctttatttaaatttaattaaagaaatgtacTGCACTGATCTGATATTGACTTTGAATTTCTTGATCAATCCTATTTAGTAATCAGTTTGTCCATTGAAACGGGTCCTTGGACGAGATGCTCTCCTTTACCGCTTTATCTATCTAATCCATTGCAAACACGACCTTACATTGGTAACtcgctttttatatatacttaaatacattagtatttcaaaactttaagagtcgtaaaattttatgaaagtttttaaaaattattataattttacataatagtCGAAATTTTTTGACACATCCTATTGGTTGCGAAACTTGATATAATTGATTACTTGATActtgatataaaaacaaatacttgccaaatttaaaaatattcaaatgtcTCCGAATAAGTGGCAGTAACTTTCTTTCTCAATCTGGCTTTCTTTTGCAATAGCATCCACTTACGATATTGAGATTTTGTACGCAGTGGACATATTATCTATTGTTGCTTGTTACATAGAAGCTTTTTATGATTCTTACTCTATGtatttttggatttttaaTGATggagataataaaattatatcatgCTATATTATTgtctgtttttatatattcttttatttattaaatagctttGCACTGCTTTCTGTATAATGTTTTCCCTTACTACATCGCATCGACAAGATTGCCTGTTACTCAAACGACCAGCTGCCCTAAAGTAAAGAGTGTAcccattcttaaaaggccggcaacgcacttgcaagcccTCTGGTAATCTGAGTTCTGGGAGGCGGTTTCACTTATCATCATGTGAGCTTCCGGCCTGCCccttgttaaatataaaaaatagaatgcTTTTGtcatctttattattaattattgatttagaatgaatcttttttttatagttagcTTAGGCAacgtacaaaaataattgattaatatttaatattcaattgtaTGAAGTCTAATGATCTTTATAATTAAGGTGGATACGACAAATTTTGTGTATGCAACTAATCGTGTCTactgtacaattaaaaaacatctATTGCGTCAtatgaaatgttattttattggtGAGTAACTTCATTAGTTGAACGAACCGTAATTGACATACCGACTGACCtgacaatttgtatgaaatgatTATTACATTTTCCTGAATATTCGATTGTTTACTAGATAAAAGAACGATTTTAATCCCCTCTTAATTGGATTAcgcaaaataacattttctaatCGATTAGcgcgtatttttaatatatatcaaatttatttcaatttatattcaatagagattataaacaatatatccAACTGGTTTTAcagaaatatgtttattttttatctttcagTACGTGAGTCGACTAAAACGTCACCATATTCTAGACCTAGAAGACCGGCAGTAGCTGTAGGCAGAAGATGAGTAGATGCTTCCAATGGGAAGTCACTCCACATGAAAGCACCACAGAACAAATTCACTCATAGCCTTTTAGGGCTGATTGCAAATTACcgcagaattttttttttatccttATTTGAAAGGTTCAATTGTATTTCGATCGAATATTTCTTCCTTGATATacttaagaatatattaattagttcaATCTTAACGGcctcttaaataaaacaaggcTGAAATAAGGCTCTCTACACACAATAAaaactcaaataaaataatatttttataagagataaaattcatttaaaattgagGTAAAGAGAAAATGAGAAGAAAAACTCTCGTAATAAGTGAGCATCTCGAAAATATTTCTGGATAAGTGCCCAACTGCTGTAAGCTTATTTCAGACAGACGTACGTGATATGAAAACTTACCACACTTAAACGTTTTGGCTCAAGgagatagttttattaaaccaTTCATTCACTTACTCAGTAACCTTCAATCTCTTATCGCTTctcatatataaatcaataggTCAcacgattaaaataatttttagattatttaaacattgaatAATTAGCGATCTCATCAATTGTAACAAAATAGCAGCGACAGAAATTTGAAAAGCTAATTTTCTTTTCAGCTAttcttaataaactaaaagtaCTTTGTAAAGTTTCAAAAGActtacctaaataaattacattcagAAAGAACGCTACAGCCGTCCACCGCATTTTACAAACTTCTCGTCAGTTCACTACAACTTAGTTATCCTTACGTGGGCGAAAGTTTCACGCGATATAGAGGAGTGCCAATGCGACTTTCATCTAGGGACCTCTTCGTTCAACTACCGTCATCATTTCATTCGCAAACGCTCGACCTCTGAAGCGCATGCGTCCAACTCAAGTAAATTAAGTCTGGTTTAATTCAATGTGTATAAGGTCATCGGGTTAAAAAGGAATTGTCTAGAGATATGAGATAAATTTCgagaatagatttatttaaatatggaagAAAATCGGtgatacttaatttaaatatggaatgAACTTGAATTATATGCAAAGTGGACACAAGTTTACACATGCTCGATATGTTTCTGTGTCTGACAAGAAGCTTAACGCACTTacaattactataaaataaaaaagggatTCAGTAACATATACTCTACAATATAGCCACAGAAGTTACCAGATATATCTAGCAaaagtcattaaaattaactattatttaaaataaatcttacaaCTTAAAGGCAGTACTAGAAGAAAGACGAGTGCGTTTTCTGTCTTAAATTATACATCGCAATTATAGGTCGTATACGTATTATATGTACGTCACAAATACCGGAACAGACAGCTTAGCAGTTTATACCTAGTGGTGATATGCACGTTAAAAtgctgtaaaattatatattaataatttataagcaaAGGTtagctattattaatattgatttgcGTTCTTAGGATGCGTCTAGACGATCTCTGCCAAGTAATTTTGGGTCAGTAAGTATATCCCATACGTTACACAACTTGGACGAGTAGTAGCCAAGTTATGCCAAATTCCCAGCTTTAATATGCGTCATATTGAAGCTATTAACCCATTAATGTAAGTTTACAATTAACCTTTCAAGTAAACGTTCTTCATCTATTGATTGATAGAAATAAGTATGAACTTTACATTTGCCAAATGAAATACTttgaaaaactttaatattatcagGTGACACagattttttcatttcaaattgGTTTGTTAactatattacaaaatgttttttttaataacagttatgtattttataattataaaccaCATATACACCCATAGACACGATGGTACTTTCATTGAACGACATTGCAACATTATTTCAGCAGTAGTAAGGATAGTAATTCGGAGAGAGATTCCCctttaacatacatattatagagAATATTGTCGTTAAGCTGCTTAGTTTCCGACCACCTTCAAAGATTCTAAGTTCCTGGTAACAAGATAGAAGGTAGAGTAAACGCAGCATCCTAGAACTCATAGAttcaataatttgtaaaatgtaaaccAAGGTCTGCCAAGGATAAAGAGACGTGTAAAcaattggaggaggcctatgtcgacaGACAACCTGACCAAAGtggttgaaaataaattattttcgttatgtaaattatatataagaatactaCTGTTTAATAAGAATAGCATGTAAGTTAAAAAGGTCATCGAATAaagggcttttattattattattattatattaaaatgcaaacATTCAATAATCGAAATCGACcttcaacaataaaaataatcgacAAATCTGTTTCGCGCAATCAAACATTTTCGAcacttaacctacatagtttaagataataatcgtgatagtaaaaattcacttttaTTGCCGAAATCAAACCAATAATGTTATCTAGGCATTGACCAATTTATAATAGGATCAAAGGAAAcccatataattatatataaacaaaatagtaataatatttctgtacaaaaaaaaattgttagttaATGCATGATTTAACAAAAGTTGCCCGGTTTGATACAATATTCGCGTATCATACTTGTACAGTACTATTATTCTATGACcagtatttaattactatgaccatatttaagtatttctaCCTATTATTGTCTATTGTAATGTCTTACCTgcctttaattattaatcctATTTATAAAGCAATTTGAAGACATGtcaccaattttaaatttgtcggtttttatataatatgtatttgtcgTCTCGTcggttatgttttatttaactactaCTCTATGAGACTACTttactccgggccaccgcttgctcTCTAAAACGCACATGAAGTACAGTTCTCACCTCTGGTCGGGAGCATCTCAATCAGCTCTTTACACTTGACCGTGTTCAACGTATTGAATCCTCCACGAACGAGCGGCATGAAGCCTTGGATGTGGGGTTACTACGTTCATACCAGTTCAGAGGAGTTATCGGATTTATTAACATCTACAGCTGAAttttatcatcggacgtcgaggcaggatacgaaattccaccctgGATCACCTCAACGTCCGTCATTCCACAATTGATAGATTTTAAGTCAGTATTTGCATTGCAATTTGCACCACAACTGTGTAGAGGTTTCCGACTGACGTATTCCCGAAcaaattcaacttagggtccttcaagaaaagagcatgcCAATTCTCATATAACAATAGTATAATAGGTCGGTTTTACTTGGCTACGTATGTGTTAATGGGCAGcaatatcacttaatatcagatgaTGCTTCcagttattaaaagaaataacatcACACATACCATATTGAAGTAAttcatatgttatttttttttatgattgatTTTGACTTGATAAATAGTTATAGTATTAATTTACGTACAGAACGAAGCATTGGTAAAAACCTAGTATTGCTAGTGAATGATAAAAGAAAGTTTTAACAACggattaaaattatctattgttATCTATTAGAATTAATCGCTGTCAGCTAAATAAATAGAGAGAAAAATTcataaacattacattttaatataacaagcTTCGAAGCAAGATGTTgctaaaacttttattagttTTCTGTGCCTTTGTGGGTaagtaaagtttaaaatatattttcatatttctttatagcTTAAAATGAATAGGAAGGATACAGTTtgcattaaattaatgtacttaTAAATCCTTGTTAGTGTTCATTTAGTATGTAAAAAGATTTGGTATTTTTTGCACGATGTCTATTGAGGTTTTGCTTTCTGAGCGCATTTCTTTGCAGTACTAATTCAACATAAagcaacttttaaaataaaccattTGTAACTCAGTTGAAGAAAACAATCTTTCTTTTCTGTGAATATTAGTCGGCAAAAAATCGCAGAATATTACATGACAAAAATTCTTTTTGCAGTGATTTTtgcaataataactaaatataaactcgCTTGAGAGATGTATTTTAAGTGAACAATTTATTAGTATACAATATTGCATGTATTACCGATATACTGAATCAGTTTctctttgtttaaatttctagAATGCCTGACTCAGTCAGAGTACTTTGATGACAATTTGGGAGGATCAGGCAGCTTCAACGAATATATTGCATACACAAGGTAGAGAAATTATGTATCAATAATCAACATTTACACTATGTAGTCTGTTTTATTTGAGAATGGTTTAATTGGCGATACAAGTATGAATAATTCGGATGCAGGCGCAGTAGGCTGATTATCTACTTGCTAATGAAAAGATAAAcgattataaaaaagatacagaaatcgcCCGCCCAGAGCTTAAAGGTTCTTTTGcttttttggttatttttataggaatgtattttttgataattaatgttacaagTGTTGTCTTGCAGAAGTAAACATAATGCTAcctaatttttcattaaatatttgtacaatcacgttgatttttataatgtttttattttgatctagcaacactaaaaatgttttatgtacaattttgtatGAACAGAGCTTCAGAAAATGGAAGAGTGGGAATACCATTCAACGCGACAGCAGAGTCTATTGAAGCGGTTAATTTTAACAGTAATTTAACCACAACTTTCATTGTGCATGGACACCAGGGAACTGCGACGACATCCCTCAACCCTACTGTTAAAGATGGTGAGATCATAATTcataatcaaaaaaatcattaaaagcGTAGGTACTTTAGCTACTAACAGTCGTACCTACTAATTAAACTTTTCCTAGGCTTCCATGAATCTGTCGTTACGTGTGTGTCAGAAAATTTTCTGGCCGTAAAAACTCAAAAGTTAAGATCCTTCTCTGCATCAAAGTCATGCTAAGTTAcgagtatataaaataaaaagtgcgtgcgtacaatgTACATATGTCCGAAGTGAAACttcattgtaaattaattattactaaggaaAAAGCTtcaatagatataatatatgtatcagtatatgatcactcgatgtatttgtatatccaTATTCACAccgtttacacactgtatacgtactaatgataatgtaaataaataaaagtctaCGTTTTACGACAGAATTGCTATCAAAAGTGCTAATATgcaactactaaacgaatacattaaCCAATATCGTGTATtatttctcgatctccctttctcactctctctcaatcggttttaatcgctctctcccttttcttcgacaaaaacgctgcacaacttcgtgacgtttcatccgtaaaaaaatgatcatgcgCCTTGAAACTTTTTTCAATGCAAAAACTGTGTTTGGTATGttattttactgaaaataaTTCCATTTTGGAAGTGAATCGCAGCACTCAATATATACTTAGTCTTTTTAGGAATCCATATCGTGAAAACGTTACTGCTGAAGTTGACATTGAAACCCTCCGTATTAATTGGATTCCTCTATCGTCAGTGCGGAAAACGTCACTAGTCAAAATGACAGTTGCAATTCAATACTTTACcattaatgttttatgtataagtaAACAGGAAAGGTATTGATATTgtatttgataatatatattataaacatataagcGGTTCCATCAAAACAAGTAACgcgtttattaaattgaagtTTTGACTTCATGCTCCACTGATGTTTTCTGACTGTATCGCGTTCAAATGgctttgtaatatgtatagatTACTAAGGCGCAAGTTGTGCCTTTGATACTCCAcgcaaataatgttttgtgttTCTGTTGATTGAGGTGTGAAACATTCCGCCACTTCTTTTCtctttacataattaatatcacttactaacaatatatatatatatatgtattctaAAAACTCATCTTCAAAAAGGTTTCCGATTAGGAGCACACAAGTCCAGAGTCAAAGGACCTTTACAACCCCAAAAcagtacaaatttaatatttgtttcgcaattatcaaatattcaGGATGACATCCAAAAGTGTGACATCACGCTATGtaaaaaacaatactttttttgacatacgggagtcgTAATTAGCGTCAAGTCTTGTTattaaaacgttaaaatatcaaatttcgtattattaaaaacttaactcAGTACTATAGACAACATAAAAACGTAGGTTAAGGTAACCTATTGTAATTACAAATCGCATTAATAATTCCAGCCATATTAACAGTTGAAGAAGCCAACGTTATTATTGTGGACTGGTCGCAATATTCCCTGCAATCATATGAGAACGCTGTCAAAGCGGTTCCCAGTGTTGGTACCTACTTAGCAGATATGATTCAAGCCCTTCTGACAGCTAACGTTACAACCCTGGAGCAGGTTCATTTAGTCGGCTTTGATCTGGGAGCACATGTGGTAGGATATGCTGGTAGAACGCTGAACGGCGAAGTTGCGAGAATAACTGGTATGTAAGGGAGATATCAGTCaacataataatgtaaattaaatcagtATATTCACAAATTGTTTGGAgtccaaaataaaataacagaatTCAATTGGAACTTTGTCGATTTGTATTACTTTCTAGTAGTTCCCGTTATGCTAGGCCTCATCATATTTTCAAGAGTTGAGTTGCTTAGTTACACTATTAAAGAATGTCCATTCCCATGTCTTGTGTCATACAATGAGCAGCATATACTTCTTCTGCACTGTAGTTAgacgataaaaataaatctcttcTGCATTTATAAGTACAAAGAATACTCCTGTGAACAGGAATAGTTTGTCA
This genomic window contains:
- the LOC110992265 gene encoding pancreatic lipase-related protein 2 yields the protein MLLKLLLVFCAFVECLTQSEYFDDNLGGSGSFNEYIAYTRASENGRVGIPFNATAESIEAVNFNSNLTTTFIVHGHQGTATTSLNPTVKDAILTVEEANVIIVDWSQYSLQSYENAVKAVPSVGTYLADMIQALLTANVTTLEQVHLVGFDLGAHVVGYAGRTLNGEVARITGLDPVQRSWGENTPRLNIKDAKYVEVIHTDTGGVFPNGIGTPLGHADFYPNGGGSQPGCLLHRPCCHNRAWEYFAASITHSHLQGNQCSSLLQMNLNRCRGFLHPMGNNGLSKLGSGIYRLNTRGTYPYLLTWF